Below is a genomic region from Diabrotica undecimpunctata isolate CICGRU chromosome 7, icDiaUnde3, whole genome shotgun sequence.
atattttacacTCTACAATGCAGAAAACAACATCCATGTTGTAGACATAAAAGTAGAAGACATAAATGTACAAACCACCAAATCAAAATTGTTCCAGAAAAACAAACATGGAGAAATACTTGTGGAATGGGTTAACGAGAACAATCTACACCTTGTTTTTAATGCTAAGGAAGGGGGCACATTTCATTCAGCTGCCTGGTCAATATATTACAATCAGACTTCTGCTTTGTAACCACAGATAATGAAAAAAAACAGCCTATGCATAGAAAGGTTGCTGCAGACTTTCTACACAGCCAGCATACACCCGTCATCTTAGagattaacactgagataaagtcaagaatttataaagccagtgtagtCCAATAATGGcatatacctcagaaacaagacctgactcagccacaaaggctactggaaacagcagagataagagtactgagaagaattacaggaaatatgctgagaggttgaaagagaagtgaagacattagaagaaaatgtacaacgtacagtgtataagtaaatgcacacaaaatagaaaaaaagaattaaataacCACATAAACAGAATGGTGGAAACCTgagtcgtcaaaatagcaagagatgtcaccaatcagcagaagaagtatcAGATGACCActcaaaagatggagtgacaagcttccatagagatattaatcagccaatgaacaagcagaattgcttataaagaggaagaagaagaagaactaaagaTGTATAGAATCAACAAATCCTGGTATTTGTATCCTGGTTGATTATTATTATTCTGATTAATGTGAGATCAAAATCCAGGACTATTTTTTTATTCCCTTTTATAACATACacataaaatattggtttttttgtaGTACATTTAAGGGGTGAGATAGTCAAATTTTTCATGGACTTAAAAAATCACACCATACATTTCTCGGATCTACTATGTTTTATTTCATACTTCGACACAGTAACATCCAGCCTTGAGACACATCTGTAGAAACACATTTACCTCCTTTGAATCTGATATGATTGCAGtttatagatgtcatatttgcttagAACAATTATctcagttgtgccgcgatcgcgattgaacattTTCAATTcaacattttgcatttgttttgtgtcatttactataatatatatttgtattttgttaacaCCAATTACATTTCATCCGAGTTTTGTatgaataattgtattaattatttgtatGCACCgcattaattatttgtttttacaaCGTTGACATATGTATTTGTAATtaggttgtttttttttataaaattattaatttgtctTTTATCTTTTTATGTATAGTATGTTTGCAGCTATGGCAGGTTTGTCTTTTAGTTGTTAAATATGTCGTAGTTGTCACTTTGTTTCAGCCATCAGTGTTCGATCCCTTAAATGGTTATCTTTTGGTGTCGTTTCATAGtaactaatatttaagtttgtgtAAACTCTTGTTTAGTTATAATTGTATGtttggttatgtatatttatgtttaatttcacttcattttaaaatagagttttatatagTCCTCtggctttcattttttattttaatatatatacccAAAAAAAATCTGTTCATTAAACTGTCCATAAGATTAACATCACCCATATGACTGTTGCATTGTTTGATGATCTGTGGACAGGCCATGATGATGGCAGGCCACTATTTTTTTCTGTCACAATGAACTGCTTTATGTAAATACTGAATTGTTTATTTGATGATAATAAAGGGCTAGTTTGAATGACAGCTGTCTACATAAGTGGAAGCTAGACATACATGTTTTGTATCTTTTCAAAGCCTAGTACTTCCTGTATCTGTATCTCTCAAAAACACAGTTCACTACCATCAGTATATCCCCTTTCTTCTTTGGCCAGTTGCTTCTCTTTATCAGCTGGTAATTTACAGTTACTAGTAATTAATTCCCAATGAATAAATACCACTCTGTATGTGCATATACACTAGCAGTATCAACAAAGTGTAAAAATGATCAAAGTAGGTAATGTAGTTTTTGAAGTTAGGGATAGTCTGAGATAGATTAATAACCATATTTGACATTGCACCAAAATCAGGATTTCCAGGTAGAATGATATTATAACTAGCTGCATTGGAAATTTCAAATATGTAGgagtattttcatatttattgtaaaataagtGAGGTGATTTATctgcaaaaacaaaataaaaaccattaAAACCCAAAATAAACTGTTATAACTGCCTGTAGATGGTCATCAATTATAATGGTAAAAATTATCacatcatatttatttttttaaaactagtaacatataccaaaaatagatattaTTGAGAACTTACTGTAATTTTTTCAGCAAAATATAGAGATAAGAAGCCGTTTTTTATGTTAAATGAAAATTCTAATCAGATTAAAGTAATTTATGTATCTATCTTATTCTCACAGATGGTGGCAAGTAACTTCTTATCACTGCTAAACGGAACAGCATAGAGTGATCaaacacatataaatatatacCTTTAAGTTTGTTTGAAAACTGACAGAACTATTTAAGCTATAGATATTGATAATTGATGATTCAACTAGACAAAAATTAACACTGTCTACAGATGGTTATAGCAGTTAATAAAAAACGAATTGCAATACGAATAGTTGAAGACGTTGTTTAAAAACCATGTTGAAATAAGTATATAAACAATCTGATAATAGTATATAACTCTATATTTCTTTTAGGTAATCATCACTGATAAGAAGTGGGCAAGGCATATATTTTCCCAGTCCAATTTCTTGTTGCTCTAATGGTTCTCACTGAGAAAAGTGGTAAAATGAGTTCAGAACAACCTCTAAAGAAAAAGTTAAGAAGAGAGAATGAAACAGACAATTCAGATGAAACAGATTTTATCCATAACTTAGCAGATGATACAGTTCCAGCAGATTTCCAAGCTCTGCATTTGTCCCTCCCTCATATCAATGAGGATGACATAACTAGGAATACTGTGAATTTACATTATAGTGAAAATAGTTTGTTTAGGACTAGTGACAGAACTGATAAATTTGATAGTAGTGGTAGTGAAAGTAAGGACAAGGATTTATCAACATCTGATGTAGATTTAGACAATCAAGTTTCATATATATGTAGCACTGAAAATATTTCAATCACTCCAGCTCCAGATATTAGTTTCCCATCTAATTCTATACATGCTTCTATTAATAAAACCGTCCATGTAAGTTGTGCATCACATGCAGCACACTGTGACAATATTGAGAATGGTGATGAGATTAATAATGATAATTATTTTGGTTTAGatgattttcaaaagtatttgattaAGCAATGTTTATGTGGAGTTCCAGATTCTATTCTTAGGAAACCTTTTGAAGGACAACAGATTAATGATTGTGGTGGAGTAAGGACAGCTATGTTATCTGAATGGTCAGATAAAAAGATACTACAGTTTCTATCCAATCTGCAACTTTTGTTTGatgtttatttaaaacaaaacaataaaggTTTTATTTGTTCAAATATTGTAAGCATTTGTGAAGCACTAATATGTAATGAATATAATTTAATTGAACAAATAATATCCTTATGTGAAACAAGAAACAAGTATATCAATTTTTTGGCAGCTAGAACTTTAAGTAGTTTCCTGGTAATAgcgaaaacaaatattaataatgaaTGGCTAGAAACTATAGTAAATTTCTTTTCCACTGAGAATTATGATTATGTTAAAATTCAATTTGCCTTAGAAGTAGTGAAAAGGGTTGTAGAATGGAAAGATGTGGAATTACATGTTTTGGAGGAGGCAGATTCTCAACGATCAGAAGGAAGTAGTTCCCAAAATGAAGTGGTAAATTCAAATTGTGTAACAGTGCCTTTTACTGATCCAGATAGTTATGATACTTCAGCAATAAAAGGTTTGATCATAAAGAGTCTGGAAGCTAAATGGCCAGAACTAATTCATATGGTTCAAACATTAATTTTGCATAACAATTCAATACCAGCACAAACATGTGTTTTAACTTTTCTTGCTCTATGGGAAAGTACCATTTCAGTCAAAGCAAATTTGAGTGTCATAGATACTAAACCATTTTATGCacacttagaaatatttgttGGTATGCTCAATGGCCAGTTGCCACCCATAGTTTGGAAACAGATACTCTCATTATTTA
It encodes:
- the lin gene encoding protein lines, translated to MVLTEKSGKMSSEQPLKKKLRRENETDNSDETDFIHNLADDTVPADFQALHLSLPHINEDDITRNTVNLHYSENSLFRTSDRTDKFDSSGSESKDKDLSTSDVDLDNQVSYICSTENISITPAPDISFPSNSIHASINKTVHVSCASHAAHCDNIENGDEINNDNYFGLDDFQKYLIKQCLCGVPDSILRKPFEGQQINDCGGVRTAMLSEWSDKKILQFLSNLQLLFDVYLKQNNKGFICSNIVSICEALICNEYNLIEQIISLCETRNKYINFLAARTLSSFLVIAKTNINNEWLETIVNFFSTENYDYVKIQFALEVVKRVVEWKDVELHVLEEADSQRSEGSSSQNEVVNSNCVTVPFTDPDSYDTSAIKGLIIKSLEAKWPELIHMVQTLILHNNSIPAQTCVLTFLALWESTISVKANLSVIDTKPFYAHLEIFVGMLNGQLPPIVWKQILSLFNEVLCYGSTLALQDMLPDDTCQLAHLLVRYVKDYRLLDSLPYKRNEGFIVNSFVGTIVSLQPGQSSVDKTLLQKMVLLVLKSVAVTIKETRSDSSDSSVGSDDSDFYQDMQLIERSIRDVLKKVDVFIKNSLDFHPETPFSKILVHLFSDQDDYMIEAMVCTLDITVGISYRNAVYPDLINMLNPIHSFIEFLKVVSHDPEILLDYLVSNETCFLLYLLRFLKFTKRNWSKFISSCGEGSTSRGNELDDTMSVLIRLKMQISRLVSRDLFPYNITPILRLLEVCENLYEGNEFS